GGCAGACGCCCCGGACCCTGTGAATCAATTTGCTGGTTTGCGACTGCGGGTTTGGTCGGCTGTCGGAAAGTCGTCCGGAATTGGAATCGTGACTTTGCCGGTCGCAGCCCATTCGGTCCCACGCAGCAGCGTGGTGATGAAGCCGACACATTCCTGCGAATACTCGGCATGGCCCATGGGTGTGTGAAAGATTCGGCCATTGCCGTAGCGAATGGTGAACATCATGGGTTCGTGGCGGTGCGTGACCTGTGATTCGGCGGTGGCGAGAATCTGCATGTTCACGGCGGGCCCGCGCAGCTGGTCGTATAGCTCATCCTTTGTGTGCAACCATTCGCGAGGCATCCCTTTGGTGATGGGATGTTCGGTGTCGCGAATGACCACTGGAAATTCCCATTGCGCGCCGTGGTTGCCGCCTTTCCCTTCGGTTGTGTCGCGAACCAGGTCGCCATTGTCATTGACATAGACGTACGGACCACTCTTTTGATTTCGTCCGCCCCAGCCACCAAGGCCAATCATTTCGTTGTATGCGGGCCATTCCGGAAATGAATTGTCTGCCGCATGGATCACGACGAAACCACCGCCGTTCTGAACGAATTGTTCAAAGGACTTCTGAGTTTCCGCAGGCCAGGGGGCTGCTCCGTGTCCGAAGTTACTGATCACAACGTTGAACTTTGAGAAGTCCGGATGGAAATTCGGGTCGGTTCCCCTGGGAGCAGCGGTGGCGATTTCAACCGTGAACAGTTTCGATTCTTCCAGATAGGACTTCATCATTTGAGTCGTCTGTGGCCACACAGCGTGGTTATTCTGCCCGTCAACGATCAGTGCCCTGATGGGTTCGGCTGCGGGTGAAGAAGGCGTGAGCAGTAACAGGAAGGAGAAGAGTGCCGCTGTTATTCGGTTCATTGTTTGGGGCTCTCAGTGAGAAAAGTTCCGGTGGAGTGTGGGACCTGGAATCCAGAGCAATTGAGACCGAACTTCCAGGGTGCGAACGGTCGAGCTTTGTTCACAACGTAACCGCGGTAGCAGCGTGTTGTCTATCGTTCGGCAGATTTGGCCACCCGGCACCCCCGGCAACGCGTTTCATTCTTTGGTGAGGCCCTGGGGGTTCGATTGGACGACGTTCCCCTCTGGAAACGAATGTCCCGATTCCGGAAACTTCTACGCAGATCAATGGCAACAGTAGCGAAGCGATTTGCCGCATGTGAACTGGAAACGGAGTGTCCAACGACATGGGCCATCAGCGATTTGTTTTGTCTTCCCGGATCCCGGTCTTGTTCCGGCTCTGCGGTGCTCTTGTCCTGGCCGGGTGCAACATGCCGGATGCCCCGATACTCACGGAACCGAGGATTGGCATTCATTACGATACCAGCTACGAAAAGATGGCCTCTTCCGGCAGGACGTTGCCACTTCTGGAAGGTGTCTGGGAGCCATATTACGAGACGCTGGCGGAACCGGTTTGCGTTCAGTCATGGAAGGATTCGCATTCGACATGGGAGATTCTGTTCGCGACGAATCGAGGCAGGGCGAGGTCCCAGGCAACTGGTCATTATGGCAATGATGTTCTGACACGCCCGGACTTTGGCGTATCGTCAGTTCAGCTTCCTCATCGGAAGCGTGGAAAAGAGCCAGCGAGAAACCCCGGGAAGCTGAGTTTCGCATCTTTAATTCGTAAGGATGCGAAGCGGGAGGAGCATTTGGCGGTTGTGGAGCGAGCAGAATCAATTTCCAGTTCGGAATTCGATCGGAAACTCCATGAACAAATCGCTCGATCACGTCAGAAGGACGTTCTTTTATTTGTGCATGGTTTCAATGTCGATTTTGATTCCAGCCTGATTCGAACCGCGCAGTTGGGACTGGATATCCCTTTCAACGGCGCTTTGGTTGCTTACAGCTGGCCGACGCAGGGCGGTGTCCTGAATTATGAAGGCGATGAAAGTATTAACGAAGCGTCTGTCGCGCCGTTCACAGAGTTCCTGTCCCGAATGATTGAACGACTGCCGGAAGATGCTCGGCTGAAGATCATCGTCCACAGCATGGGGAATCGGATTGTTCTGAAGGGAGTGAGCCAGCTGGCGGCAGCGAACAGATCGTCTGGCCGGCGTAAGCCAATCCAGACATTGTGTCTTTGTGCTCCGGATGTCGGTGTTTCAGACTACCGCGATCTGATCCCTGCTGTGAATCAATGTTGCGACCGCGTCGTACTCTACGCCAATGGTGGTGATGGCGCGCTGAAGATCTCTCGAAGTCTGCATCTCGAACAGCGGTCAGGGGATGCTGAAGTTCCCGCTGCCATCAGCGGAGTTGATCTGATCGATTGTTCGGCCGTGGATTTCAGTTTTCTTGGCCACAGTTACTTCAGCGGCAACGTGAGTGTGCTGGCGGATCTGTTCTGTGTTCTGAAGGAGAACAAGTCTCCATCACAATGTCCGCATCTGAAACAAAAACAAACCAGCAGCGGTGATGAATACTGGGTGTTTGACCAACATCCGCACCGCGTCCTGTGGTCGTGGCACTTTGAAGATCCGGCGGAAGATCCGTTTAAGGATCAGGCGGAATAGTTGGCCAGTGGTCCCGGGGCTTGTTGCCCGAGGGCTGCGGGTCATTCACCGGGTAGTGTTTCCCGCGAAGGCCGTGTTTCCCGAAAAGACGCTGGTTCCTGAATCGAAGGCCCAATGCGGTGATGCAGGGTGTAGATGGTTGCGCCGATGATGATTCCGGGTGGACCCTCTGTGAAGGTCCATGCGTATGGCATTCCTGCATGCCAGTCGATTCCGAACAGTACGATGCCCGCGATTCCTGCCGCCTGACCCCATATTCCGACAAGGGGTTTGTATTGCCGAAGGTTTCCGGCGATCCCCAGTGTGAACAAGGCAAAGATAAAGTACAGCAACGACAGGGATCGCGTCAGGTAGCTGACGATCGGGGCCTCCGGCAACGTGCCTAACCCCAGCCAGTCGTGCGCTGAATTCATCCACGCATGCGGGAGGAACACTGCGAAACCTGCGAAGCAGGCTGAGATACCCACGAAGCGCAGAATGAAGAGGATGATCTTTTCAGCTTGATTGAATGGTGGTGAGCAATGGGATTTCCGAGCATCCGTGTGCAAGGCGACAGGCTCCCCCTCAGGCGGACTGATGAAATGCTGGACGACGGACCTGCATCGCAGTTTTTGTACTGCAACAAACTGATGTTCGCATGCCCGTCGCCGCTATGAAGTTGAATGATGCGTCACGATGCAAAATGCTGGATGATTGCCCGGCAGAAATCCGGAAGGTCATCCGGACGTCGGCTACTGATGAAATGCCGATCAATGACAACGCTGGCATCTTCAAAAATCGCTCCGGCGTTGATCAGGTCATCTTTAATTCCAGGCGAACCTGTGACTTTGATACCCTGATAGACCTTTGCAGAAATCGGCATCCACCCGCCGTGACAAACGGCCGCGACGACTTTGTCTGCTTCAGCGAACTCGCGGACAATTCGCAGCACTTCCTGGTCACGCCGAAGTTTGTCCGGCATCCATCCACCGGCACAAATGAGTCCGTCATAGAAGGACGTGTCGATGCCATGGATTGCGATGTCAGAACGGCAGGGATATCCGTGTTTGCCATGGTAAACATGATCTGCCTCATGGCCGGCACAGATGAATTGCGCACCTGCTTCGATAAGGCGAAGTTTTGGATACCAGACTTCCAGGTCTTCGTAGTCGTCGCCAACGAAACAGAGAAATGATCGATTTGAAAGTGGGAGCGCTGGTTGACCGGACATGTGCGGGACTTTCGTGAGACGATATCTGGAAGTGTCGATGGAATGCCTGTGGAGTGTTCGTTGGTGAAAACGAACAAAGAGACAGCGCCGTGAGTTTAGCGGGCCTTGTCACCGGACTGCAGCCACCCGTCATCGATTTGTATGGGCGCCGGATGATATTTGCCCACGGATCGAACAGTTCCCCTGATATTCGATGCGGCATGGTCGTCCCTGGCAACGTCGCTCAGACGGCACGCAAGCTGGCATCAGCGCATCCGGAGGAATGCGATGAGCAAATCCCCGGCTTAACCTGGAACATTTCCGACCCATGCGATTGGGATCATGCGCTGGACACGACCATGATGGTTGGGCAGAGCAGTGGGCGTCCGATGCTTTGCTCAGGCGACTCGTTTTGACTCGGTCGGCTGAGGTTGTTCTGCATGGGGCGCGGCTGGGGCTTTCGCTGCGCTGTCGGTCTTTCCTGCGTAACGATTCCAGTATTCCTGAACCCAGCGAATGGGCCCGAAGCCATATCGCCATTTTGTTCCCCATCGATAATGACCGTCAGCGACCACGTCGGTCGGATTCGGGCAACCATGGAATGCCAGCAGTTTTCCGCGTCGCGGTTTGCGGATCGTTCGGCTCAGCAGGTTTAATGGCCAGTGGGGGACGCAGGACCGTCGAAAGCTCAGGCACCACGTGTGTGGCCAATAGCGTCTCCTGTTTGCTGTTTCTGTGATATAGACCTGGTCGATCCGGTAATCACTGTCGACTTCGTATGGGTTCTGTTCGAAAGTATCGAACAGGTTGTATTGCTCTTTCGCGATGAAACCAATCGCAGAACCGTTACCGCCACGGTCGGGCCGAGCCCAGATGGGAAGCAGGTTCCAGATGTCCGGATTCCATTCGCGAATGATGCGGAGTCCGCCGTCTGTGTTCAGGATTTCGATGAATGGATCGAGTGACTGCGTGACCATCAGGTCAACGTCCAGATACAGCACAATGGTCTCGGGATCGAACATACCCTGTTTGAAGATGGCAAGCTTGGGCCAGAATCCTGTATTCCACTTCGCTCGCTCGATAGGGATTTCCGGAAGTGGCATCACTTCAACGTCTGAGGACAATCCCTCCGGGGCGTCGGTGATGCAGACGAACCGATGGTTGAAGGACAGGTTGTCCTTGACGGCAGCCGCAAGCACGTTGACATATTCTGGCGGGTAAGGGTGTCCCCATTTCAGGCAGGCAACAACAACGGGACGATTCATCGGAAGGGAACCCTGATTGGCGGTAAGGACCTGATAAGACGGATTGGAAGATCGCTGATTCTGCGGCGTCGGTGATTCTTTCACTTCGCTGACTGATTGACTTCAAAGATTTGATCACTCGGGAGTCGTCCTTCTGCTTTCCTGATTGCAGAATGTGTGCTGTGTGTGAATTGCAGCAGCCGAGTCGCTTTGAACAACCGATTTGTACGAATAATTTCTATGCTGCATTCTCCCACAGCTGGCGGTAGACCTCGTTAATTCGTGCCGCCTCCAGTTTTGCGGAGTAGTTCTGTTCCACTTGAATTCGACCCACCTGGCCCATTTGGTCGAGTCGGTCAGGATTTGCCATCAATGAATTCAGTGCCTGAATCAGTGCGGGAAGATCGTCGCAGGGGACGAGCTCTCCCGTTACCTGCGGTACGATCACGTCACTGTAGCAACCCGTTCGTGAAGCAACGACTGGCACACCACAGGCCATGGCTTCAAGCGGTACCAGTCCGAAACCTTCGTAGCGGGCCGGCGCGACACAAAGCGACATGGCGGAGTGAAATCCAGCCATCTGGTCGTAGGGCACTTCTCCTGCCCAGACGAATCGATCTGTCAGACCAGCTTTTTCGATTCGCGATTTCAGATGACGCAGAAAGGCTTCGTGTTCCACTGTCGCTCGACCTGCGATACACGCCGTAAAGTCCGGGAATTGAGGTAGCAGCGCGATCATCGCATCGACAAACAGGTCGGTTCCTTTTTCCGGCCGAATCCTTCCGGCAATCGAAATACCGCGCTGACCGGGGAAGTTCAACTGTCGAAAGGCCGCGAGTCGATCTTCGGCTGGTTGAAACCGATCACAGTCGACTCCGTGGGGGATTGTTGCGACAACGTTGCGAACGTAGCTGGCTGCCTCATCGCTGGTTGCAATAATTGCGTCCATGGAACCCAGTAACTGGCGGGGAAACCAGGAATGTCGCCGCAGGGCGCATGACGTCATTACCAGACGAATTCTTCCTCGAAACAAATGCTTGATCAGAAGGCCCAGCAGCATTTCCTTGTTTCTGCGGGCGTGCCAGATGCGGAATGGTCGATCCACTGGTTTCTTCAGACACGCGGCGATCGCTCCAATGATTCCGGTTCTTGGAATGCCACTGACTGTTCGCGGGGAGACCATCATCATGGGTTCGAGCGAATGAATGTGCGGGGCAAGTGTTCTGATTGTGGATCCGACGCCGGTAATCCGTGGATGAATATCCGTCACAATCAGGTTGGCATCATCATTCGACCGGACGGCAACAGGTTGCTGGTCCGAATCGGAATGGATTTTGAGATGCGTGGCTAAGCTGGATCCATCCTGGCTCAAAAGTTTTCTCCGGGTGTCCTTCCGTTGAGATTCTGACGGGAAATTCAGTTCCAGGCGGAAACGCTGCCGTCGCTCGTTGCTTTCCATTGCTTTGTTCAGCTGCCACGGACTTTAGATTCGAAAGTGAATTTGCGTCAACACCAGAAATGGCATGAGTTTACGCCGTCGCATACCAGGTCTCCGAAGCGCGAGAGCAATTTGACTGACCTTGACCTCAGCGGCAATTCTGGCCTATCAACCGGGGAGTTTCCGGGGAGTGTCGTTGTTGTCTGTTCTGGACAGGTTTCGAAATGCAGCAGTTGATTCGCATCAGCGCTTATGCGTGGCCATATCGTCGTCGCGTTGTTTTGTCGATTTTGTGCGCGCTATTCGTTTCCGCATTCTGGTCCCTGAACCTGTCGATCACCTTTCCGATTGTCCGGGTCCTGTTTGAGGGAGACAATCTGCATGAAAACGTCGACAAAGAGATCGCGGAGTTGAAGACAGAGATTTCCGGATATGAAGGTATCCTGGGAAATCTTTCCGAGAGCCAGATTGCAGAACGCGCCAGGTATCAGCGGAAACTGAACGATGCCTCGCAGGTGCTTCTGATGCGGCAATGGGTGAAGGATCTGATCCTTCCGTTCGTCCCCAGCGACCGATTTCAGACAGTGATGCTGA
This region of Planctomycetaceae bacterium genomic DNA includes:
- a CDS encoding type 1 glutamine amidotransferase domain-containing protein, which codes for MSGQPALPLSNRSFLCFVGDDYEDLEVWYPKLRLIEAGAQFICAGHEADHVYHGKHGYPCRSDIAIHGIDTSFYDGLICAGGWMPDKLRRDQEVLRIVREFAEADKVVAAVCHGGWMPISAKVYQGIKVTGSPGIKDDLINAGAIFEDASVVIDRHFISSRRPDDLPDFCRAIIQHFAS
- a CDS encoding ThuA domain-containing protein; this translates as MNRITAALFSFLLLLTPSSPAAEPIRALIVDGQNNHAVWPQTTQMMKSYLEESKLFTVEIATAAPRGTDPNFHPDFSKFNVVISNFGHGAAPWPAETQKSFEQFVQNGGGFVVIHAADNSFPEWPAYNEMIGLGGWGGRNQKSGPYVYVNDNGDLVRDTTEGKGGNHGAQWEFPVVIRDTEHPITKGMPREWLHTKDELYDQLRGPAVNMQILATAESQVTHRHEPMMFTIRYGNGRIFHTPMGHAEYSQECVGFITTLLRGTEWAATGKVTIPIPDDFPTADQTRSRKPAN
- a CDS encoding alpha/beta hydrolase, yielding MGHQRFVLSSRIPVLFRLCGALVLAGCNMPDAPILTEPRIGIHYDTSYEKMASSGRTLPLLEGVWEPYYETLAEPVCVQSWKDSHSTWEILFATNRGRARSQATGHYGNDVLTRPDFGVSSVQLPHRKRGKEPARNPGKLSFASLIRKDAKREEHLAVVERAESISSSEFDRKLHEQIARSRQKDVLLFVHGFNVDFDSSLIRTAQLGLDIPFNGALVAYSWPTQGGVLNYEGDESINEASVAPFTEFLSRMIERLPEDARLKIIVHSMGNRIVLKGVSQLAAANRSSGRRKPIQTLCLCAPDVGVSDYRDLIPAVNQCCDRVVLYANGGDGALKISRSLHLEQRSGDAEVPAAISGVDLIDCSAVDFSFLGHSYFSGNVSVLADLFCVLKENKSPSQCPHLKQKQTSSGDEYWVFDQHPHRVLWSWHFEDPAEDPFKDQAE
- a CDS encoding glycosyltransferase family 4 protein — protein: MSQDGSSLATHLKIHSDSDQQPVAVRSNDDANLIVTDIHPRITGVGSTIRTLAPHIHSLEPMMMVSPRTVSGIPRTGIIGAIAACLKKPVDRPFRIWHARRNKEMLLGLLIKHLFRGRIRLVMTSCALRRHSWFPRQLLGSMDAIIATSDEAASYVRNVVATIPHGVDCDRFQPAEDRLAAFRQLNFPGQRGISIAGRIRPEKGTDLFVDAMIALLPQFPDFTACIAGRATVEHEAFLRHLKSRIEKAGLTDRFVWAGEVPYDQMAGFHSAMSLCVAPARYEGFGLVPLEAMACGVPVVASRTGCYSDVIVPQVTGELVPCDDLPALIQALNSLMANPDRLDQMGQVGRIQVEQNYSAKLEAARINEVYRQLWENAA